The following proteins are co-located in the Melanotaenia boesemani isolate fMelBoe1 chromosome 5, fMelBoe1.pri, whole genome shotgun sequence genome:
- the LOC121640509 gene encoding uncharacterized protein LOC121640509, whose translation MSALLLIFLVRDLVFVSAGQTNITAEPGHDVSLPCRAGHDGDIDVVEWTRPDLGSEYVLSNRGGSLDPDDQHPSFQNRVDLQDRQMKDGNVSLILKKVTTNDTGTYKCRVFQRRTGRDQVIKSISTIHLEVSPPATTQDGRNQDGGDKDGGDKDRGSRGRYGLIVGLPAAGIIGIIGMVVGVCIYKRVQKKNSAPSSSSFNSRDEGENENEANNLCVEAPTDQEKHQNS comes from the exons atgtctGCTTTGCTACTGATCTTCCTTGTCCGCGACCTCGTGTTTGTTTCTGCTG gacagacaaacatcacagctgaacCTGGACATGACGTCTCTCTGCCATGTAGAgctggacatgatggagacatcgATGTTGTGGAGTGGACCAGACCTGATCTGGGGTCAGAATATGTTCTTTCAAACAGAGGTGGAAGCCTTGATCCAGACGaccagcatccatctttccagAACCGGGTGGATCTTCaggacagacagatgaaggaTGGAAATGTGTCTCTGATTCTGAAGAAGGTGACGACTAATGATACAGGAACATATAAATGTAGAGTCTTCCAGAGAAGAACAGGCAGGGACCAAGTGATCAAGTCCATCTCCACCATCCATCTGgaagtttctcctccag CTACAACACAGGATGGAAGGAAccaggatggaggagacaaggatggaggagacaaggATCGAGGTAGTAGAGGACGTTATGGACTGATTGTGGGTCTTCCAGCTGCTGGGATCATTGGAATCATTGGGATGGTTGTTGGTGTCTGCATCTATAAAAGAGTCCAGAAGAAGAACTCGGCTCCATCAAGCAGCAGCTTCAACAgcagagatgaaggagaaaatgaaaatgaggcCAACAATTTATGTGTGGAAGCACCAACAGATCAGGAGAAACACCAAAACTCTTAA
- the LOC121640463 gene encoding low affinity immunoglobulin gamma Fc region receptor II-b-like yields MYPELYDEMKHPPRLACTGRGRDVFWAPTTTSGDPTKSLRGTMMETSLHCLLSLTSLLSCIINHALTARLTISPSRSQLFEEDFVSLICEDDSSAEWTVRRNTTKKTRTQCGSGWGKPAGSSCNINVVFTRDSGVYWCESREGATSNSITLTVTGGSVILQSPVLPVMEGDDLTLSCQSKPPSNLPAAFYKDGSLVRIESTGHMTLHHVTRSDEGLYRCSISSHGESPPSWISVTEKPTTTPPPTSIPPPTSTPPTPGPLLSVLLPVLCLLAVVLLVLLVLLGRRHIVRKSKADDEDEEEGITYSDIHISHGGQQDISRHRDTEPAIIYSAVMTPDVSYGQIIIQNQQKKRKKRELPAEPDVIYSSLR; encoded by the exons ATGTACCCTGAGCTGTATGATGAGATGAAGCACCCACCCAGACTGGCATGTACAGGAAGAGGGCGGGATGTATTTTgggccccaacaacaaccagcGGAGACCCAACCAAATCACTGAGAGGTACGATGATGGAAACTTCTCTTCACTGTCTGCTCT CTCTGACGTCTCTGCTGAGCTGCATCATTAATCATG CCCTCACAGCTCGTCTGACCATCAGTCCCAGCAGATCTCAGCTGTTTGAAGAAGACTTTGTGTCTCTGATCTGTGAGGACGACAGCTCTGCTGAATGGACGGTGAGGAGAAACACGACCAAGAAGACCAGGACTCAGTGTGGATCTGGGTGGGGAAAACCTGCTGGTTCTTCCTGTAACATCAATGTTGTTTTCACAAGAGACTCTGGAGTTTACTGGTGTGAGTCCAGAGAGGGAGCAACCAGTAACAGCATCACCCTCACTGTCACTG gtggatcagtgatcctgcagagtcctgtcctccctgtgatggagggagatgacctcactctgagctgtcaatcaaagcCTCCCTCCAACCTCCCAGCTGCTTTCTATAAAGATGGCTCCCTCGTCAGGATTGAGTctacaggtcacatgaccctccACCATGTTACcaggtctgatgaaggtctCTACAGGTGTAGCATCAGCAGTCATGGAGAGTCTCCACCCAGCTGGATCTCTGTCACAG AGAAACCCACCACCACACCTCCTCCTACATCCATCCCTCCCCCTACATCCACCCCTCCTACACCCGGTCCTCTACTCTCTGTGCTGTTGCCTGTTCTTTGTCTCCTTGCTGTGGTCCTACTGGTGTTACTGGTTCTACTGGGGAGACGACACATTGTCAGAAAATCTAAAG ctgatgatgaagatgaagaggaaggcaTCACGTACAGCGACATCCATATATCACATGGTGGACAGCAGGACATCAGCAGACACAGAG aCACTGAACCAGCCATCATCTACTCAGCAGTGATGACACCAGACGTCAGTTATGGACAAATAATCATCCAGAACCagcaaaagaagagaaagaaaagag